acgagaatgatttgctagtcccaagcgtcattctgagtgttctttgtgcaatttggttggttcaggtcaatcacggagagcaactacgaattgtacagtctacccaagctcaagctcaagctctacgCTGGTAATAAGCAATATAACAGTATTAATGAGCTTGAAGCGACCATCTTGAAAACCCAGTAGAACACCGGTTAGTCGCGGAATTGAGTAACAAAATTACCGCGGATAACGCCAtaatttccttcgttgtgtccctgtttcatatccctcctatccgatctacaaacttttacttagtcgcggcaatacatacacacactctttccAGATACATTGGCCGAAGGTTGTGtagtccactgatcatttaaCAAGAGCCAAatgctagtgaccattctatcctggattcctcgagtcgagaagacacaccacgctagatatggggtacagactaggggggcgttgctgattaatggtcagctgcatcccaataggaagtattccgtgtcgggcacaggtacagagcattggagactgcaacatgcCAATTATGAGAACGCTTGTAATATTAACCTCGAGCTaaccgtgagtaatcggttacatattactaacatagataataagaaaaattgttaaaatattgaaatcccggccccgtcaggctaaccctatatgagccttgataaaaatatatattttggaaaataaacgccataaaggactaaaaatgagatgCAAACATGGAAATAGATATTTCAACATGAAAACTGTATTTGATCAGttcagaaatcattaaactgtccatctgtaaggtcgtttaCACCCGTGGTTAGCTATTATTATGAGTATCAGTGGTTTTATTTTCAACGTTACCCAtccgaaaatgtgaaaagaagctTCTTCCACGTGGTATTTGTGGAATCCCATAATGCTTGCACACCACTAAATGAGGTATATAATCCGTTAGATGAACATTTTTGGTGCAGGTGTAAATAATTTATGGTAATTTGTCAAATAACAGTGTTAAATATAGGTTATGTTGAAGACAATACCGTTCAAATATTATCCACATTGGGAAAGCATGCAGACTAAAtgataatagaaaaaaatagaatttttattttccacaACGTTAAACCGAATTCAGAGACAGGAAAAATCAaagagattttttttggaaaaacccaGTTTATTGCTATAAAAGTAAGCGATTATCGAGTACTGAATACAATAATCAGCAATGTTTATAAACATCCATTACACTTCGCTCGTGGGACGAATCCTAGTGTTGATTTTAAATAGCGACCCCCATTCAAGAGCAACAAATGCCGCCCACCAAACGTTGCCCTGTTTTACATTGATCGGCAGTGGTTTTGTATTCGGTGATAGCGTATTTGAGCTCTTTAACCAAATCCGCAATTTTATCGCACTGGAAGTCATTACCAGTGAGCACGAGTCGTACCAAAACCGGAAATCTGTCACTGATGTGCTTGGCATCTAGCTGCGTCAGTTTATTGTACCCAAGATCCAGTTTAAGTATTCTTGGGAGCGTTCTCAGTGTTTCCATATCTAGCCGAGTCAACTGATTGTGTGCTAGATGAACATACTTCAGGTAGGTTACATCGCTGACTAAACTGTTGGACACTGTTGTCAATCGATTGCCGTCGAGCTTCAGCAGAATAAGATTCCGAAATTTGCTCACTGAGCCGAAATCGAAACTCTCGATTTGATTGTGAGAAAGATCCAAGGTCACCAGTTTGTTGAAACTGGGGATTTGGTCGGCACTGGTCAATTTGTTATGCGATAATCTCAAGAAAATAAGCGATGGCTCTTTCCCCAACACTTGGACCGATTGAATTTGATTGTTCGAGGCAACCAATTTGCGAAGATTCTTAGGAATGCTAATAGCTTTCAAACGATTGAAGCTGACATCAATGGCATCTACCGACCATTCTCTGAGGAATTGTTTCGTCTCGAATTTCTGTAGAACGTTGTGAGAAGCATTCAATGATATCAAAGAAGTGCAACTTGCCAGAAGTGAATCGTCTATTTTTGATAGCATATTCCTTTGGAGATCTAGCGCCTCCAATGATGTTAGCGGATTGAATACTGCCGCCGGAAGCGTTGCTATTTGATTGTTATCTAATTTCAAGACCCTCAGTTGATTCAATCCGGTGAATGTGCTTTCCTGAATCTCGCTGATATCGTTTTGCGAAAAGTCAAGCGTGGTGATTTTTTTCGCCCCATTGAAGAGATTATTCGGCAGAGACGGGATTTTGTTTCCAGTTAGATTCAACTCTCTCAGATTGTTGGCTTCGGCGAATGTATCGCCCATCAGAGTCTTAATTCCACTGAAACTGCTATCCAATTGTTCAACGTTTGGAAATTGCTGGAAGACTGCTGTTGGCACTACGGCCATGGTGGATGAAGCAAACTTCACATTTCGTGGGGCGGTTCCACTTGACGAGAATGTATTTGACGCTAGTTGATCTGCAGATTTCAGCTGAACTCCACGAAACACGCATTGTTGACTTCCCTCGAATGCACACTTGTAGTCTCTGGCAGACGTATAGCCCAGCGctattatactataaaaatatgcaaataagtttttccaaaattacgttgaaaaacaataattacCACAAAAGAGTCGCTAAACTTTCCGAACACAGCATTTTGATGTGCTCAAGATGAACTGAAATTATGAACTGAAATGATTTCTTATCACTGTCATTGCTTTTATAGAGAAGATTATGGCGTTTGTTCGTATTTGAACTGAATTCCGCGATTGACTACCACGAACTGATGAGTGAATCGAACTTCTTAACCGATGCGCTATGCCGTGTTCTGAGAACTCACCGTTGTTTGGTGGTATTGTGGCTAATGAATCTAAAGAATTTAATAAACATATATTATAGAGTGTATGTTTCATACTAAATAGTTTTTTTGTATTAAGAATAAGGGTTACTATCTCGTGAACAATTATTTATTTCTGTCAATATAATCTCCATGAGGCACTGTACGGCAATTTAGATTtcgaaaaactgtcaaaacccAAACCTTATTTAACACAAATGTTGTTTGAATGTATTGACTATACTTATTTTGCTGAAAGTTGCTAtaagccattttgaatttgacaCTTTTTAATCAAGCAAAAACTTTGACGTCACCAATTTTCAGCTTTCAATAATCAGCTACCTTGCCGTTTTGTTTAATTACTTGGAAAACCCGGTTTGGCATATTGTCtattaaatttttcacaacacatttcttgatattttcccTGTCCTGTTGAAACGTAAATTGTTTTCGACGATACTTACGCAGGAAAGGTAGAACTGCGTAGTCCATTTAGAacaatgtgaaagctatcttgaaccTTCCAACTTCAAAAAATCCCGCGCTTATCATATATGTGCAattgcaaatgaaatcgtcccaaAAATgcagattaaaaaaaagtatttttcattcGAATGAAGGTTtgaattccgtttgggttggaggaaatatgagttttccacagcaattgggaattttttacttaagtgtaacttttgagaagggcgtatcgattttaataagagaaatctttgataatttatatctcaaaaactatgagtcgtaccgaaatagtttcTTAGAAAGAGAAAGGATAtggatatgttatataaaaaaatgctcagccttcaagaaaaaatataaaaaaccatgaaaacaaataaaacggatacaatcaataattacgaaaacaaaatccaattttttggcTAGCGTAAATTAGgcaattggttttaatttgatatgtcgatcatcagaatcgatccagtagttcaaaagttatgaaatcatttttgggaaaaatgaatttttcggaccaccctaaaatggaaatgggcaccctgatgaaaaaataaaaaatacctgtctgatattttgcaataaagaacaaatataccactattgacgaaaatttgagagccacaatatcggtttgacatggaatggcagtatataaagttactctgattcaaacatcgttcatcagtcgaacaatcttccttatagagtgaataacagtataccacaatggactgTAACAAAACGTTCTtgtgttgtagaccgtttccgaaaaaaacggtaagaaacgttcatctgaaaaacgatTTTTAATCGTGTCagtgattgagaaacttaagttaATGGGATGCAATGTCCTTTTAAATACATCTTGAAAAAATTCCGAATCATGCCGTTTGTGCTTTTCTGTGCTTTCCTGCCCGTGCCGTCAATGACTAGTAACTTGTATAGCGGCAAGGCAAAATTTCTGGATATTCATAGCAGTTCTGTTTTTCGTCTCTTCTAACGATCGTGGGTTATAATACCGGGACCATTTTtcctcaaggctagaggcgaatgaactttgttAAAACGTTAAAACCTACATaatggagaaaaaaatcaatcaggcacaatttttaCTAACCACTGAGATTCAGTTGGGTGTTAATCGAttgctcgaaatgcaaatgctgtGCTTGCTCTACGGACactgagaaaaatgaaaacattacaACTCAAGTAACGGACGAGAATATTAATGGTATAATTTGCGATTTATATTACGCAGGAAAGATGCCATATCTAGGGAAAGGCTGTATGTTTCACAGATTTGTTTGGTTCTTACGAAAATATTGATCCGTAAGCAAAAGCTATAGGATACAGCACAATCTCAACGGATTTATATGGATTTCAATATATATAGTAGAGGGTGATAGTGTATGTTTCGTTTCGCTTCCTTCAGAAAAGAACAGAACAAACAAAGTTAATGCGCCCCAATGGTAATGTCGAGGATAAAACCTGAGAGGTCTaggaatatataatatataatgtaTATAAAATCTGCCTTGAATATTTATGCTGACGACACAAACCGATAGTTTCCGCCCTGATGAAAAATATTGACGCTCAAGGTAACCATCCCTGGTCGGACATACGGGATTTGAACATCCTTCCGATGTTTTAGGTGTACAGAATCACAAAGTACCAAGCGGCCGTTTCGTTCATGCATCACAGTAAAACGCCTCGCGTTAAACCTACTTTCACCTTTTCCCTTTCCCttcccatttgtgtgctttcccgaacagagctgtcaataacgggcaacttatgcagccactagaatagaaacaacgaagggggatagcgtaAACTGTCGCTATCGTATAAGTAGTATAAATAGTATAGTAGTATAAGGACAAttttcagaatctttctgtgcccgacacaacaaaggtcgcttattctgctcgttttgtgttttatgtttcccctcgagctgtgaacgctagcgaatattacacatgaagtgcatctggctttgcaattaacacaatcaTTCGAGCCATGGCGAAGCAgacgaaaaaaaagaagagtgcaaatgattataggtcgcttctagccatcagtgtttggctttgagtgtgttgcttgttttcgttgcgtgaaacttagaacttgtccatttcctgtacatgtgaatagtacACCTTCGATACTcctagttgccattcgtatttgctctcgtgtgcatcggctctgttctgatgcaacaagctcctagctttgttaacggttttgaccgagagtcgagaaacgatttttcataaacggtcattcgcgcgatgtttcatttgtatcgctgcaactgtgtgcatctgttagacgcgtgtttgatgcttgttgaatggcgattcACGGAAAatgtctctcgttaaatactcagtgcaatgcgtgcattgatataaagaaacaaattgcgacatatgaccaattagtgtattgttctcgcaaaggcaagaaaaaatcgttgcttctcgaaatgattctacaaaaccacgcaagccattaaaccttttcagagtCCTCGGATCTtttcactaaagagttatttatgaaatttcgacgtattcgcaaaaaatatccgaaatgataaaccaacaaattaaaaaaaaatgcgtagTACTACGTCCTAAGCCGTTGTGTCTCGAATACAACCCCGCGGATTTTTTTCTAACCTTTTGTTATGCGGTACTCTCAACGCGCCTTTACAGAAATTTAAAGTAATTTTTTATGCGGTTCTCTCAACACGCAACATTTTCATTACTTCGATTCGTAATGGGGGATTTCCTTTCTTCTTGAATATCTAATATAAGCGGTTAATTAAATGCTGCAAGTTATCCGCAGCAAAACCTGCCACGGTCGCCAAATCTGTAACATCAAACTCTATTAGGAAATCCCCCATTACGCCATTCACTGCCTGGAATCCTACCACATGTCTCGTCAGGTTAGCTGTTAGACTCTCACTGCGGAGCTGTGTGCAATCTCTTACTACACATCGGCATATGCAGTATATAATGCAGGGTGACATACAGTAGTTATGtcctaaggggctgtccacataccacgtggacaactttaggggggtaggggtcgCGAAAATGTCCACGGAGAGGAAGGAGGGGGTTCAGATAacatccacgtggacacgatacatattttctcaatgaTGCGCTGTATTTtcaagaattattgaactttccgCCCACTCTTAGTATTCTGTGTTTATGGCAAATGGTTGAGCTGGTTGAGTgcgtcaaacatccatatttttcataTGGCTAAACTTTTTCTCTGGAATGTGTATTCTGAAATTCATCAATATGAACTGAGAGCGATCGAATTATTTACATTCATAGGAGAGAATCACGCATTCCACTAGGATGAAGACACAATCGAAGAATGTTACAATTTtataatacactcgacaaagcAATTAGAAGAATAGAGTGTTAAGTTGAAAATTGTAATTGCTTTTTGAaaagctgtaacttcgtgaaaatccAACATACATCATTTCAAAGCTTCAACTGCAACATTTCAAAGCTTCAATTTTTGGAATATACAACGGACCCATTGTTATCTTGCTGTGTGTGAATGTAGTGAATTAAAATATAGGaacaaaaaatccaatttcttcCTGTTATTTCAAGGTTTTTCGAGACTTTTAGTAACCAGCTTTACCTGGATTCCAAGAACTTTCCTGTAGAACCTTTCAATacaaagttatgtttttttaaattaaaaagtgATCCATCGTCTTCGACGATTGATAATTCAATAAATGATGAACGCACTGCTAATCGATAGGCAGTTGTAGAAACTGCAATAAATTGTGTGCAAAGTTAATTCGTTGATTCGACGAAAAACgaacgaaatgttttttttaatttttttgcatcgattttttaaaagttccaaaaacagttttttgtgTCTTATTGTACAGTGTTATTCTTGCGCTGATTTTCgtgtaatttcaaaaattatttagaAATTTCGACTTAACACTCTGTACctatttttttgtcgaatgtatTAAAAGCACGACATTATTTTTTTAGGTGCGGGATTCGATTCAGCTTCCGCTCCTTCGCTTATATTTATTGAGGtttactttttttaattaagtaTTTTTTGTAATACAGATTCACTACAGATATCTAAAACCACCGTTCATTAGCACCTGGTGAAGAATGGTTTCGTAAAACGCTGCAATGGATGGGTTACATATTATTTGATCAAAAACATTTGATTGATCGAATCTCCATTTGCGAATCCCTACATCAACACCACTAAAACACGTATCGTGTTTAGCtccgaaaaaaatcatacaCTGTGTCTGATTGGATTGGAAAAAATCTATATTACGTGCTTCTACCCTCCCAGATGGAATCCATTATTTTACACCTCTGCTCGGAaaatgtcaatatctcaattgtAAGTTGGCTTAAGAAACTGTTGAAGTGCctaaatctcagctttcagtgGAGTTCGAGAACTGTTCAAGTGCCTATATGACACCTGAACACTTCTGAGGCGAGTTTAATAATTCTGGTCTTAAACTCGCCTCAGAAACTCCAATAAAATGGGGGTCGAATTCCATCAGGACAATGTCAAATCTAATGTCTGTTTGGCAATTCGGCAAACATGTTTTGTAGTTTGGCTGGGACTCTACCCGCCATATTCACCAGATATTCCTCCCTTAGATTATAACTTGTTCAGTATCTTGTAAGAACTATTGCTCACCAGACAGCATGAAaatacaaaacggtgcatatataATCGAAGAAATTCAtgtctataaaaatgatgcttttgattttttcataaaatcggCACGAGTTTTCAGGGCAACCAAATATTTCCCACGATTAACAAAGCTgtaggggaaaggggggcagtttcggacaccgcttgtaaaaattaagtggtacaatttccaatcaaattaaaaatataagtaagttaacagtCCTTCCACCAACAGttgtcatatggtttgacatcttctggtcgtttattacttacgaaaacaacacggtgccctttttcatacacgtttcgaaacttttgagcttgaagttgtaagtatttccctaattcctttgtgaacgatttagaaatttaagtacaccaactcagttagtaactaatgtgaaaagaaaaaagtgcatacaacggggaaggtctatttattagataaaattataatttgtcttcggatggtggtggggcacattcggacatcgttcacggggcacattcggacactgtttaatacctcataaaatttgtgtctgattgttgtttaccaACAAACATCAATCtagtctgattctcagacctaatgatggttcgaaactacaaaaagaaaaccgatagaaccagtgtcaacgaagatgagatggaaagagctgtcgaactagtttcgaatagaatcgttttcatgattctagctcacaggtggctcacaactgggtccattgtctttgctaatttcccaactaacggttgcataatgggaaaactgtttctcaatgaTCTGGAACATTTGAAATGGGGTAGCAAAGagcaacgtaaacgaatcaatataaaaaaaatcaaaaatcaacattcgtcacattcggacaaaattttcgattcggcaattttcaaaaattcgaataaaccattcgtaatcgcatcaaagcacacctctaacacgctcatatgatatattaatgtccaaatgacaaccaggatgaattcaggatttttttaagtttacgaaaaatattaaaaatcaaggaaaaaaaagtgtccgaatgtgcccccctctcccctacagAAAATATTGGttaatgaaatcatcaatcacGATGATACTTTTGGTATTTAGTTCTGACTAGGTTCATTGTAGTCGCCATGCACTACCCAACCAAGTTTTGTGAGTGCTTAGAAGAGAAAATATTCTACATTAATACACTAATCTTGATAGCTGTGATGAATCTGCGGATCTGCTAAGTGGACGGCGTCAGAAATCAGGCAGTGACTAACATCTTTGAGTTTGAGCGGCAATCCGCCCGCAAAGTGCATTGAAAACAGAATTCAGCAAACTTGCGTTGGATTCTAATAAAAATTTGTGAGATTAGCTTCATGAGTAATATTTTCATATAGAttacagcagaaaaaaaaactaaaaagctTCCCGAGCtcgctaaaaaataaaacaaatgagaGCAAACCATTTAATAGTAATAGCTAACATTTTTACCAATAGAAAATATGGGATAGAACatagaaaattcaattattctcTCTAAAAAATGGAGAGATGTCTACGTGGACAAGATGGAGAGGGGTATCAAGAATGTCCACGctatcgtgctttttctgtccgcgtggtatgtggacagcccctaagacaAAACCAGACAATAGGGGTTCGATTTCGGACCTGCGGCTGCTGATTGGTCAATTCtaaagggttgccaataatattttataatacACTTCTATATACAcccacgttttttttttgttacgcggtttttttgcgcAGTTTTtgttacgaggtttttttacgcggattttccaattaacgcggtttttcacgcggattttccaattaacgcggattttgacgtgggactacgtctaaccggaatatatagggggtaaaatgaaaacctaaacacagaacatgcaggaaaaaatgcaagatttcgaatgcttataactcaaacatttcttactggatcggaaagatgtttgcatcaatcgatagggaatatttctacgcatctatcgcaactaataaaatgttatttttcattagataaacaattgaataattgtaaaatgttaagcgttatctaaacaccctaactgcctcgttttgattggcccgatttacggtttcctcagcacagccatcaaaaccaagcaggcttggggaaatcggcattgcaaatacatggaagtagggggacttttgttctcaccgatatatattccctagcacagacttcaaaaccaagcagcgttggagaaatcggcattgcaaatacatgaaagtagggagagcttttgttccttaagagagatttcaaaactaaggtgcctgggggaaatcggcattgcaaatacatggaagtcgggggtatttttgctccgactgaaatgttccctaacacagacttctaatccatggagcgtgtggaaattggcaaggtgtctgaggaaatcggctttgcaaataaatgcaaaatgcGAGCACTgttatactcgcttgcctttgtagaGTCTCTCGTTGTGTAGagtctagaatatgtttccttaacacggtcttctagattttagaacctgggaaaatcgtgcagacactagaggcggatgagcattcaagtttaaagcatatgtaatataaaaagtagaagttgaagttgttgattcatgcaagccggggatacttctgcacccgcatgttttgttttgcattCCAAAAAGCCttctcctaacacggattacaaaagcggctacgaacacaacgctttggctcggttattcaaggttgcattgaaggatatgccttcatatcctctactcactgaatttgtacgcataccatttgatgattaggcaaaatgttgataaccgttTGCTgggataacgcctattgatttaacaatatgcgttcgacgaacatgtcaaaatcggaactgagtgcctgaagctcATCAAATtcagcaaattcgcggttcgagaagtacgtaaacttgagagatgcaaacttcagagggaaatgtaaaataaaataatcgtttgataatttttttttctttattggaaagattttcagccttaggctggttcatcaaacgtttgataattcttccgtacatatattttgttctagtcatcataccaaacgtaaaatgtccgtcattaaatttacttgtaacgaagaacaatcaatcacaataaatgaattgactttacacggcatttgttcatttttttcactcacagtgcaaatatattgaactcaattgaatttggaaactgtttcattcaatcaagaatttaatcaatacaaacgaatgattgctaagctaaggtagttccacgtcaaccttgcggttatatcatagatataacccactcattttttttaattaacgcAGTttcttttacgcggattttccaattaacgcggtttttaacgcgctttttttacgaggtacgtatcccctgcgtaaaaaaaatgggtgggttatatctatgatataactgcaaggtgGACGTGGGaccaccttagcttagcaatcatttcagtgagcagaagatatgagggCATATCCTTctatgcaatcttgaataactgagccaaagcgttatgttcgtacccgttcttgtaatccgtgttagaaaaacactttacggagtgcaaaaaaacctgcaggtgcagaagtacctccggcttgcatgaatcaacaacttcaacttctacttttaatACTATAGCggattttatactatagaggatttaaatgaaagttcattcgcctctagtgtctgcacgattttcccaggttccttagTTTAGgaaaccgtgttaaggaaacatattctagtttgcacaaaggcaagcgagtacaaaagtacaaaagaaatgttcaagttataagcattcggaatctttcattttttcctgcatgttctgtgtttaggttttcatttttacccccatatactccggttagacttagtcccacgtcaaaagctgGGTGTAATGTACTCATGAGgcaaacaagaaaaaacaaatcCGAAAGTTACTACATCTCAACGCATAGGAACCGATGTTCATCACCGATTCCGGAAACCACTGACAAAGAAAGTTGATCCACCCATAACATCGTGTCTGTACAACTTCAAAGATCAGAGTCCATTAACTTCTCTTCAGTCTTCGAACAACTGCTCAAAAACTGCTGAATGTATGTATGTAATCAGGTGGATATTGTCCCGTAGACGAGCGGTCGAAGCCAGGCGAccattaaggttaaaatctaaCAACCTGCTTTAATTGTGGTTGCGTTTTGTCTCGCGTCGCTCCTTAAGCCGATGAGCTCCATTTCTTAGTCTTCGATGCACTTGCGTTTTGTCGTGTTGTAATATATGTAGCAATTCATTATTTGTCACCAACGCAGGGATTCCAAGGATCTAAGGATCCAATTGTCCCCTAAAGTGGACGTTCGGTCTTCGTTTTTCTGACGTCGATAATTGCAATAAAATCGTGAAAATAAGAAACAGGGAAAAATAGAGATATGCAAATAGTTTATTTGGATAGTGTTCAtagtaaataagaaataagTAAATTTGCGAATATCTTGAACAAATCGTTCAAATAATTAGTACCTCACTTgtgtgaaaatatttttttcgatttacatATTCCTTTTATTTTCATGTTAACTAAtctaatatttgttcaaaatttatcAAATGTTTCTCCAGCATTATAGCAACTAATCaattttgacatttgatttcgtttaatttcatgaaaaaatattaacattGTTGGACAGACACATAACTTTGACAAGCTAATAACATTCGAATAATTTGTTACTGTTTCTGAACACATTCTCAATATGGGAAATTTGATAATGAAACATGAGACTAAACCGTTGCCCTAAGTAAAATAGATCCTATTCCTCCTTCTTAGCGTTCCTAGTCAATCTGAAGGCAGCAGTTGCGTTTCCACCTCCGTACGCAATTCGGCATTTTCCATAATGAGCTGTTTAATCATTTTGCGCGATTTGTAAATTTCCTTGGTTAGCCGGACGATTTTCTCTCGCAGCTGATGTTCCATCGAGGTGCAGCAGATGAACTTGTGTTGCTCGGGCTTGGTGCAGTTACGATTTCCGGTCGACCACTTGACATAGGCTCGTTCCAGCGTGGTGACAATATTCATCAGATTGATACAATCCCAATCGTTGTTATCGGTGGAAACGAGCGCCAGATAGGGGAAGTTTTGCTCCACGTCTTCGATACGCATATCGATTAGCTCGTTGCCATGAAGATAGATGTTTTCCAGCGCGGGGAACGTATCGAACACTGCTAAATCGATAAACAGGAACTTGTTGTGGGCCAGATCGAGAGTTCGCAGTGATTTCGCCGGCGCGGGTATCCCGTTGTCTACTATCCACAAGTGGTTGTTGTTCAGCTTTATGCCcttgagatttttcatgaacGCAAATATAACGAAATCCAGCGTAATAAGCTCGTTGTATGACACATCCAATTCGACTaaatttcggaatttaaagat
The Toxorhynchites rutilus septentrionalis strain SRP chromosome 2, ASM2978413v1, whole genome shotgun sequence genome window above contains:
- the LOC129767920 gene encoding carboxypeptidase N subunit 2-like yields the protein MLCSESLATLLCIIALGYTSARDYKCAFEGSQQCVFRGVQLKSADQLASNTFSSSGTAPRNVKFASSTMAVVPTAVFQQFPNVEQLDSSFSGIKTLMGDTFAEANNLRELNLTGNKIPSLPNNLFNGAKKITTLDFSQNDISEIQESTFTGLNQLRVLKLDNNQIATLPAAVFNPLTSLEALDLQRNMLSKIDDSLLASCTSLISLNASHNVLQKFETKQFLREWSVDAIDVSFNRLKAISIPKNLRKLVASNNQIQSVQVLGKEPSLIFLRLSHNKLTSADQIPSFNKLVTLDLSHNQIESFDFGSVSKFRNLILLKLDGNRLTTVSNSLVSDVTYLKYVHLAHNQLTRLDMETLRTLPRILKLDLGYNKLTQLDAKHISDRFPVLVRLVLTGNDFQCDKIADLVKELKYAITEYKTTADQCKTGQRLVGGICCS